A window from Apteryx mantelli isolate bAptMan1 chromosome 15, bAptMan1.hap1, whole genome shotgun sequence encodes these proteins:
- the TARS3 gene encoding threonine--tRNA ligase 2, cytoplasmic isoform X2, whose product MAAAAAEAVSLRLSRQERELRWLAAEIGRLREPEAPRGARSPSPSPELQRLRAENEKLRYRLLHLRRSLAAELARAAQRGQLQCEPSFIEDRLKLYEALKKEHDALLAYRAANQSKPIKIILTDGKVAEGESWKTTPYQLALGISQGLASNAVVAKVNGELWDLDRPLEGDCTLELLMFDNEEAQAVYWHSSAHILGEAMESYFGGCLCYGPPIENGFYYDIYIEDRGVSSSEFPVLENCCKNIIKEKQPFERLEVKKEILLDMFKYNKFKCRILNEKVDTPTTTIYRCGPLIDLCRGPHVRNTGKIKALKIFKNSSTYWEGKADMETLQRIYGISFPDNKMMKEWEKFQEEARNRDHRKIGKEQELFFFHDLSPGSCFFLPRGAFLYNTLTDFIREEYHKRNFTEVVSPNIFNSKLWEASGHWQHYSENMFSFEIEKETFALKPMNCPGHCLMFAHRPRSWREMPLRLADFGVLHRNELSGTLSGLTRVRRFQQDDAHIFCTMEQIEEEIKGCLDFLKSVYAVFGFTFQLHLSTRPENYLGELEIWDHAEKQLQSSLNNFGEPWQLNPGDGAFYGPKIDIKIKDAIGRYHQCATIQLDFQLPIRFNLTYVGKDGGDDKKRPVIIHRAILGSVERMIAILAENYGGKWPFWLSPRQVMVVPVGPASEEYARQVCSDFFEAGFMSDVDLDQSCTLNKKIRNAQLAQYNFILVVGEKEKADNAVNVRARDNKVHGEISVSSAIEKLKKFKSSHTPNAEEEF is encoded by the exons atggccgccgccgccgccgaggcggtGTCGCTGCGGCTGTCGCGGCAGGAGCGGGAGCTGCGCTGGCTGGCGGCGGAGATCGGCCGCCTGCGGGagccggaggcgccgcgcggcgcccgcagccccagccccagccccgagcTGCAGCGGCTGCGGGCCGAGAACGAGAAGCTGCGCTACCGCCTGCTGCACCTGCGCCGCAGCCTGGCGGCCGAGCTGGCccgggcggcgcagcgcggccag CTGCAGTGTGAGCCAAGCTTCATAGAAGACAGACTGAAGCTTTATGAAGCACTGAAAAAGGAACATGATGCTTTGCTAGCTTACAGAGCGGCCAACCAGAGCAAACCAATCAAAATTATTCTGACAGATGGAAAGGTGGCTGAAGGGGAATCCTGGAAAACCACGCCGTATCAGTTAGCTCTAGGAATTAG CCAAGGATTGGCTTCGAATGCAGTTGTTGCCAAAGTGAATGGTGAATTGTGGGATCTGGATCGCCCACTGGAGGGAGATTGTACTCTGGAGCTGCTTATGTTTGATAACGAAGAAGCGCAAGCT GTTTATTGGCATTCAAGCGCTCATATTCTTGGAGAGGCCATGGAAAGTTATTTTGGTGGCTGCTTGTGCTATGGACCACCTATTGAAAATGGATTTTATTATGACATATACATTGAAGATAG AGGTGTATCTAGTTCTGAATTCCCAGTGCTAGAGAATTGCTGTAAAAATATCATAAAAGAGAAGCAGCCTTTTGAAAGGCTAGAAGTCAAAAAGGAGATTCTGTTAGACATGTTTAAG TATAACAAGTTTAAGTGTCGTATCCTGAATGAGAAGGTTGACACACCAACTACCACAATATACag gTGTGGTCCACTGATTGATCTCTGCAGGGGCCCGCATGTaagaaacactggaaaaattaAGGCTCTTAAAATATTTAAG AATTCCTCTACGTATTGGGAAGGAAAAGCTGACATGGAGACTTTGCAGAGAATTTATGGAATATCCTTCCCTGATAACAAAATGATGAAGGAATGGGAAAAATTCCAGGAAGAAGCCAGAAACCGGGATCATAGGAAAATTGGAAAG GAGCAagaacttttcttctttcatgaTTTGAGTCCTggaagctgctttttcctccccAGAGGTGCCTTTCTTTATAATACACTCACGGATTTCATAAGA GAGGAATATCACAAGCGTAATTTTACTGAAGTTGTATCCCCAAACATCTTCAACAGTAAACTCTGGGAAGCTTCAGGGCACTGGCAGCACTACAGTGAAAATATGTTCTCTTTTGAGATTGAGAAGGAAACTTTTGCCCTTAAGCCGATGAACTGTCCGGGACATTG CTTGATGTTTGCTCATCGTCCGCGATCCTGGAGAGAAATGCCTCTAAGACTTGCAGATTTTGGGGTTCTTCACAGAAATGAACTCTCTGGGACTTTAAGTGGCTTGACGCGTGTTAGGCGCTTCCAGCAAGATGATGCTCACATCTTTTGCACAATGGAACAG aTTGAAGAAGAAATTAAGGGCTGTCTTGATTTCTTGAAGTCTGTTTATGCTGTCTTTGGTTTTACCTTTCAACTGCATCTTTCTACAAGGCCTGAAAATTATCTAGGAGAGTTAGAGATTTGGGATCATGCTGAAAAG cAACTTCAAAGCAGCTTGAATAACTTTGGAGAACCATGGCAGTTGAATCCAGGAGATGGAGCCTTTTATGGTCCCAAG ATTGATATTAAAATTAAAGATGCTATTGGCAGATACCATCAGTGTGCTACTATCCAGCTTGACTTTCAACTACCCATTCGATTTAATCTTACTTATGTTGG TAAGGATGGTGGTGATGATAAAAAACGGCCAGTGATTATTCACAGAGCTATCTTGGGGTCTGTGGAGAGAATGATAGCTATTTTAGCAGAAAATTATGGAGGAAAATG GCCGTTCTGGCTGTCTCCACGGCAGGTCATGGTTGTACCTGTGGGACCTGCTTCTGAAGAGTATGCCCGGCAG gtttgcagtgatttttttgaaGCAGGATTTATGTCAGATGTGGATCTCGACCAGAGTTGCACATTaaacaagaaaataagaaatgcacAGCTGGCCCAGTATAACTTTATCTTAG TGgttggagaaaaggagaaagcagaTAATGCTGTCAACGTGCGAGCAAGAGACAACAAAGTTCATGGAGAGATTTCAGTATCTTCTGCCATTGAAAAACTCAAGAAATTTAAGAGTTCACATACTCCAAATGCAGAAGAAGAATTCTGA
- the TARS3 gene encoding threonine--tRNA ligase 2, cytoplasmic isoform X1, with the protein MAAAAAEAVSLRLSRQERELRWLAAEIGRLREPEAPRGARSPSPSPELQRLRAENEKLRYRLLHLRRSLAAELARAAQRGQKASRASAAAAGSDDEGEQKKEKEVVSGHRRHLQCEPSFIEDRLKLYEALKKEHDALLAYRAANQSKPIKIILTDGKVAEGESWKTTPYQLALGISQGLASNAVVAKVNGELWDLDRPLEGDCTLELLMFDNEEAQAVYWHSSAHILGEAMESYFGGCLCYGPPIENGFYYDIYIEDRGVSSSEFPVLENCCKNIIKEKQPFERLEVKKEILLDMFKYNKFKCRILNEKVDTPTTTIYRCGPLIDLCRGPHVRNTGKIKALKIFKNSSTYWEGKADMETLQRIYGISFPDNKMMKEWEKFQEEARNRDHRKIGKEQELFFFHDLSPGSCFFLPRGAFLYNTLTDFIREEYHKRNFTEVVSPNIFNSKLWEASGHWQHYSENMFSFEIEKETFALKPMNCPGHCLMFAHRPRSWREMPLRLADFGVLHRNELSGTLSGLTRVRRFQQDDAHIFCTMEQIEEEIKGCLDFLKSVYAVFGFTFQLHLSTRPENYLGELEIWDHAEKQLQSSLNNFGEPWQLNPGDGAFYGPKIDIKIKDAIGRYHQCATIQLDFQLPIRFNLTYVGKDGGDDKKRPVIIHRAILGSVERMIAILAENYGGKWPFWLSPRQVMVVPVGPASEEYARQVCSDFFEAGFMSDVDLDQSCTLNKKIRNAQLAQYNFILVVGEKEKADNAVNVRARDNKVHGEISVSSAIEKLKKFKSSHTPNAEEEF; encoded by the exons atggccgccgccgccgccgaggcggtGTCGCTGCGGCTGTCGCGGCAGGAGCGGGAGCTGCGCTGGCTGGCGGCGGAGATCGGCCGCCTGCGGGagccggaggcgccgcgcggcgcccgcagccccagccccagccccgagcTGCAGCGGCTGCGGGCCGAGAACGAGAAGCTGCGCTACCGCCTGCTGCACCTGCGCCGCAGCCTGGCGGCCGAGCTGGCccgggcggcgcagcgcggccag AAGGCTTCCCGTGCGAGTGCGGCCGCTGCGGGGAGCGACGATGAAGgtgaacagaaaaaggaaaaagaagtcgTGAGTGGACACCGGCGCCAT CTGCAGTGTGAGCCAAGCTTCATAGAAGACAGACTGAAGCTTTATGAAGCACTGAAAAAGGAACATGATGCTTTGCTAGCTTACAGAGCGGCCAACCAGAGCAAACCAATCAAAATTATTCTGACAGATGGAAAGGTGGCTGAAGGGGAATCCTGGAAAACCACGCCGTATCAGTTAGCTCTAGGAATTAG CCAAGGATTGGCTTCGAATGCAGTTGTTGCCAAAGTGAATGGTGAATTGTGGGATCTGGATCGCCCACTGGAGGGAGATTGTACTCTGGAGCTGCTTATGTTTGATAACGAAGAAGCGCAAGCT GTTTATTGGCATTCAAGCGCTCATATTCTTGGAGAGGCCATGGAAAGTTATTTTGGTGGCTGCTTGTGCTATGGACCACCTATTGAAAATGGATTTTATTATGACATATACATTGAAGATAG AGGTGTATCTAGTTCTGAATTCCCAGTGCTAGAGAATTGCTGTAAAAATATCATAAAAGAGAAGCAGCCTTTTGAAAGGCTAGAAGTCAAAAAGGAGATTCTGTTAGACATGTTTAAG TATAACAAGTTTAAGTGTCGTATCCTGAATGAGAAGGTTGACACACCAACTACCACAATATACag gTGTGGTCCACTGATTGATCTCTGCAGGGGCCCGCATGTaagaaacactggaaaaattaAGGCTCTTAAAATATTTAAG AATTCCTCTACGTATTGGGAAGGAAAAGCTGACATGGAGACTTTGCAGAGAATTTATGGAATATCCTTCCCTGATAACAAAATGATGAAGGAATGGGAAAAATTCCAGGAAGAAGCCAGAAACCGGGATCATAGGAAAATTGGAAAG GAGCAagaacttttcttctttcatgaTTTGAGTCCTggaagctgctttttcctccccAGAGGTGCCTTTCTTTATAATACACTCACGGATTTCATAAGA GAGGAATATCACAAGCGTAATTTTACTGAAGTTGTATCCCCAAACATCTTCAACAGTAAACTCTGGGAAGCTTCAGGGCACTGGCAGCACTACAGTGAAAATATGTTCTCTTTTGAGATTGAGAAGGAAACTTTTGCCCTTAAGCCGATGAACTGTCCGGGACATTG CTTGATGTTTGCTCATCGTCCGCGATCCTGGAGAGAAATGCCTCTAAGACTTGCAGATTTTGGGGTTCTTCACAGAAATGAACTCTCTGGGACTTTAAGTGGCTTGACGCGTGTTAGGCGCTTCCAGCAAGATGATGCTCACATCTTTTGCACAATGGAACAG aTTGAAGAAGAAATTAAGGGCTGTCTTGATTTCTTGAAGTCTGTTTATGCTGTCTTTGGTTTTACCTTTCAACTGCATCTTTCTACAAGGCCTGAAAATTATCTAGGAGAGTTAGAGATTTGGGATCATGCTGAAAAG cAACTTCAAAGCAGCTTGAATAACTTTGGAGAACCATGGCAGTTGAATCCAGGAGATGGAGCCTTTTATGGTCCCAAG ATTGATATTAAAATTAAAGATGCTATTGGCAGATACCATCAGTGTGCTACTATCCAGCTTGACTTTCAACTACCCATTCGATTTAATCTTACTTATGTTGG TAAGGATGGTGGTGATGATAAAAAACGGCCAGTGATTATTCACAGAGCTATCTTGGGGTCTGTGGAGAGAATGATAGCTATTTTAGCAGAAAATTATGGAGGAAAATG GCCGTTCTGGCTGTCTCCACGGCAGGTCATGGTTGTACCTGTGGGACCTGCTTCTGAAGAGTATGCCCGGCAG gtttgcagtgatttttttgaaGCAGGATTTATGTCAGATGTGGATCTCGACCAGAGTTGCACATTaaacaagaaaataagaaatgcacAGCTGGCCCAGTATAACTTTATCTTAG TGgttggagaaaaggagaaagcagaTAATGCTGTCAACGTGCGAGCAAGAGACAACAAAGTTCATGGAGAGATTTCAGTATCTTCTGCCATTGAAAAACTCAAGAAATTTAAGAGTTCACATACTCCAAATGCAGAAGAAGAATTCTGA
- the TARS3 gene encoding threonine--tRNA ligase 2, cytoplasmic isoform X3, with protein sequence MAAAAAEAVSLRLSRQERELRWLAAEIGRLREPEAPRGARSPSPSPELQRLRAENEKLRYRLLHLRRSLAAELARAAQRGQKASRASAAAAGSDDEGEQKKEKEVVSGHRRHLQCEPSFIEDRLKLYEALKKEHDALLAYRAANQSKPIKIILTDGKVAEGESWKTTPYQLALGISQGLASNAVVAKVNGELWDLDRPLEGDCTLELLMFDNEEAQAVYWHSSAHILGEAMESYFGGCLCYGPPIENGFYYDIYIEDRGVSSSEFPVLENCCKNIIKEKQPFERLEVKKEILLDMFKYNKFKCRILNEKVDTPTTTIYRCGPLIDLCRGPHVRNTGKIKALKIFKNSSTYWEGKADMETLQRIYGISFPDNKMMKEWEKFQEEARNRDHRKIGKEQELFFFHDLSPGSCFFLPRGAFLYNTLTDFIREEYHKRNFTEVVSPNIFNSKLWEASGHWQHYSENMFSFEIEKETFALKPMNCPGHCLMFAHRPRSWREMPLRLADFGVLHRNELSGTLSGLTRVRRFQQDDAHIFCTMEQIEEEIKGCLDFLKSVYAVFGFTFQLHLSTRPENYLGELEIWDHAEKQLQSSLNNFGEPWQLNPGDGAFYGPKIDIKIKDAIGRYHQCATIQLDFQLPIRFNLTYVGKDGGDDKKRPVIIHRAILGSVERMIAILAENYGGKCSEDISPLMDGSIKKGLILTFKLSTHHYKGRSGCLHGRSWLYLWDLLLKSMPGRFAVIFLKQDLCQMWISTRVAH encoded by the exons atggccgccgccgccgccgaggcggtGTCGCTGCGGCTGTCGCGGCAGGAGCGGGAGCTGCGCTGGCTGGCGGCGGAGATCGGCCGCCTGCGGGagccggaggcgccgcgcggcgcccgcagccccagccccagccccgagcTGCAGCGGCTGCGGGCCGAGAACGAGAAGCTGCGCTACCGCCTGCTGCACCTGCGCCGCAGCCTGGCGGCCGAGCTGGCccgggcggcgcagcgcggccag AAGGCTTCCCGTGCGAGTGCGGCCGCTGCGGGGAGCGACGATGAAGgtgaacagaaaaaggaaaaagaagtcgTGAGTGGACACCGGCGCCAT CTGCAGTGTGAGCCAAGCTTCATAGAAGACAGACTGAAGCTTTATGAAGCACTGAAAAAGGAACATGATGCTTTGCTAGCTTACAGAGCGGCCAACCAGAGCAAACCAATCAAAATTATTCTGACAGATGGAAAGGTGGCTGAAGGGGAATCCTGGAAAACCACGCCGTATCAGTTAGCTCTAGGAATTAG CCAAGGATTGGCTTCGAATGCAGTTGTTGCCAAAGTGAATGGTGAATTGTGGGATCTGGATCGCCCACTGGAGGGAGATTGTACTCTGGAGCTGCTTATGTTTGATAACGAAGAAGCGCAAGCT GTTTATTGGCATTCAAGCGCTCATATTCTTGGAGAGGCCATGGAAAGTTATTTTGGTGGCTGCTTGTGCTATGGACCACCTATTGAAAATGGATTTTATTATGACATATACATTGAAGATAG AGGTGTATCTAGTTCTGAATTCCCAGTGCTAGAGAATTGCTGTAAAAATATCATAAAAGAGAAGCAGCCTTTTGAAAGGCTAGAAGTCAAAAAGGAGATTCTGTTAGACATGTTTAAG TATAACAAGTTTAAGTGTCGTATCCTGAATGAGAAGGTTGACACACCAACTACCACAATATACag gTGTGGTCCACTGATTGATCTCTGCAGGGGCCCGCATGTaagaaacactggaaaaattaAGGCTCTTAAAATATTTAAG AATTCCTCTACGTATTGGGAAGGAAAAGCTGACATGGAGACTTTGCAGAGAATTTATGGAATATCCTTCCCTGATAACAAAATGATGAAGGAATGGGAAAAATTCCAGGAAGAAGCCAGAAACCGGGATCATAGGAAAATTGGAAAG GAGCAagaacttttcttctttcatgaTTTGAGTCCTggaagctgctttttcctccccAGAGGTGCCTTTCTTTATAATACACTCACGGATTTCATAAGA GAGGAATATCACAAGCGTAATTTTACTGAAGTTGTATCCCCAAACATCTTCAACAGTAAACTCTGGGAAGCTTCAGGGCACTGGCAGCACTACAGTGAAAATATGTTCTCTTTTGAGATTGAGAAGGAAACTTTTGCCCTTAAGCCGATGAACTGTCCGGGACATTG CTTGATGTTTGCTCATCGTCCGCGATCCTGGAGAGAAATGCCTCTAAGACTTGCAGATTTTGGGGTTCTTCACAGAAATGAACTCTCTGGGACTTTAAGTGGCTTGACGCGTGTTAGGCGCTTCCAGCAAGATGATGCTCACATCTTTTGCACAATGGAACAG aTTGAAGAAGAAATTAAGGGCTGTCTTGATTTCTTGAAGTCTGTTTATGCTGTCTTTGGTTTTACCTTTCAACTGCATCTTTCTACAAGGCCTGAAAATTATCTAGGAGAGTTAGAGATTTGGGATCATGCTGAAAAG cAACTTCAAAGCAGCTTGAATAACTTTGGAGAACCATGGCAGTTGAATCCAGGAGATGGAGCCTTTTATGGTCCCAAG ATTGATATTAAAATTAAAGATGCTATTGGCAGATACCATCAGTGTGCTACTATCCAGCTTGACTTTCAACTACCCATTCGATTTAATCTTACTTATGTTGG TAAGGATGGTGGTGATGATAAAAAACGGCCAGTGATTATTCACAGAGCTATCTTGGGGTCTGTGGAGAGAATGATAGCTATTTTAGCAGAAAATTATGGAGGAAAATG CTCTGAAGATATATCTCCGTTAATGGATGGAAGTATTAAGAAAGGGTTAATTCTCACTTTCAAACTGTCCACCCATCACTATAAAG GCCGTTCTGGCTGTCTCCACGGCAGGTCATGGTTGTACCTGTGGGACCTGCTTCTGAAGAGTATGCCCGGCAG gtttgcagtgatttttttgaaGCAGGATTTATGTCAGATGTGGATCTCGACCAGAGTTGCACATTaa
- the TARS3 gene encoding threonine--tRNA ligase 2, cytoplasmic isoform X7: MAAAAAEAVSLRLSRQERELRWLAAEIGRLREPEAPRGARSPSPSPELQRLRAENEKLRYRLLHLRRSLAAELARAAQRGQKASRASAAAAGSDDEGEQKKEKEVVSGHRRHLQCEPSFIEDRLKLYEALKKEHDALLAYRAANQSKPIKIILTDGKVAEGESWKTTPYQLALGISQGLASNAVVAKVNGELWDLDRPLEGDCTLELLMFDNEEAQAVYWHSSAHILGEAMESYFGGCLCYGPPIENGFYYDIYIEDRGVSSSEFPVLENCCKNIIKEKQPFERLEVKKEILLDMFKYNKFKCRILNEKVDTPTTTIYRCGPLIDLCRGPHVRNTGKIKALKIFKNSSTYWEGKADMETLQRIYGISFPDNKMMKEWEKFQEEARNRDHRKIGKEQELFFFHDLSPGSCFFLPRGAFLYNTLTDFIREEYHKRNFTEVVSPNIFNSKLWEASGHWQHYSENMFSFEIEKETFALKPMNCPGHCLMFAHRPRSWREMPLRLADFGVLHRNELSGTLSGLTRVRRFQQDDAHIFCTMEQIEEEIKGCLDFLKSVYAVFGFTFQLHLSTRPENYLGELEIWDHAEKQLQSSLNNFGEPWQLNPGDGAFYGPKIDIKIKDAIGRYHQCATIQLDFQLPIRFNLTYVGKDGGDDKKRPVIIHRAILGSVERMIAILAENYGGKWPFWLSPRQVMVVPVGPASEEYARQQCSCVRRSANIWYGCYLVLPS, translated from the exons atggccgccgccgccgccgaggcggtGTCGCTGCGGCTGTCGCGGCAGGAGCGGGAGCTGCGCTGGCTGGCGGCGGAGATCGGCCGCCTGCGGGagccggaggcgccgcgcggcgcccgcagccccagccccagccccgagcTGCAGCGGCTGCGGGCCGAGAACGAGAAGCTGCGCTACCGCCTGCTGCACCTGCGCCGCAGCCTGGCGGCCGAGCTGGCccgggcggcgcagcgcggccag AAGGCTTCCCGTGCGAGTGCGGCCGCTGCGGGGAGCGACGATGAAGgtgaacagaaaaaggaaaaagaagtcgTGAGTGGACACCGGCGCCAT CTGCAGTGTGAGCCAAGCTTCATAGAAGACAGACTGAAGCTTTATGAAGCACTGAAAAAGGAACATGATGCTTTGCTAGCTTACAGAGCGGCCAACCAGAGCAAACCAATCAAAATTATTCTGACAGATGGAAAGGTGGCTGAAGGGGAATCCTGGAAAACCACGCCGTATCAGTTAGCTCTAGGAATTAG CCAAGGATTGGCTTCGAATGCAGTTGTTGCCAAAGTGAATGGTGAATTGTGGGATCTGGATCGCCCACTGGAGGGAGATTGTACTCTGGAGCTGCTTATGTTTGATAACGAAGAAGCGCAAGCT GTTTATTGGCATTCAAGCGCTCATATTCTTGGAGAGGCCATGGAAAGTTATTTTGGTGGCTGCTTGTGCTATGGACCACCTATTGAAAATGGATTTTATTATGACATATACATTGAAGATAG AGGTGTATCTAGTTCTGAATTCCCAGTGCTAGAGAATTGCTGTAAAAATATCATAAAAGAGAAGCAGCCTTTTGAAAGGCTAGAAGTCAAAAAGGAGATTCTGTTAGACATGTTTAAG TATAACAAGTTTAAGTGTCGTATCCTGAATGAGAAGGTTGACACACCAACTACCACAATATACag gTGTGGTCCACTGATTGATCTCTGCAGGGGCCCGCATGTaagaaacactggaaaaattaAGGCTCTTAAAATATTTAAG AATTCCTCTACGTATTGGGAAGGAAAAGCTGACATGGAGACTTTGCAGAGAATTTATGGAATATCCTTCCCTGATAACAAAATGATGAAGGAATGGGAAAAATTCCAGGAAGAAGCCAGAAACCGGGATCATAGGAAAATTGGAAAG GAGCAagaacttttcttctttcatgaTTTGAGTCCTggaagctgctttttcctccccAGAGGTGCCTTTCTTTATAATACACTCACGGATTTCATAAGA GAGGAATATCACAAGCGTAATTTTACTGAAGTTGTATCCCCAAACATCTTCAACAGTAAACTCTGGGAAGCTTCAGGGCACTGGCAGCACTACAGTGAAAATATGTTCTCTTTTGAGATTGAGAAGGAAACTTTTGCCCTTAAGCCGATGAACTGTCCGGGACATTG CTTGATGTTTGCTCATCGTCCGCGATCCTGGAGAGAAATGCCTCTAAGACTTGCAGATTTTGGGGTTCTTCACAGAAATGAACTCTCTGGGACTTTAAGTGGCTTGACGCGTGTTAGGCGCTTCCAGCAAGATGATGCTCACATCTTTTGCACAATGGAACAG aTTGAAGAAGAAATTAAGGGCTGTCTTGATTTCTTGAAGTCTGTTTATGCTGTCTTTGGTTTTACCTTTCAACTGCATCTTTCTACAAGGCCTGAAAATTATCTAGGAGAGTTAGAGATTTGGGATCATGCTGAAAAG cAACTTCAAAGCAGCTTGAATAACTTTGGAGAACCATGGCAGTTGAATCCAGGAGATGGAGCCTTTTATGGTCCCAAG ATTGATATTAAAATTAAAGATGCTATTGGCAGATACCATCAGTGTGCTACTATCCAGCTTGACTTTCAACTACCCATTCGATTTAATCTTACTTATGTTGG TAAGGATGGTGGTGATGATAAAAAACGGCCAGTGATTATTCACAGAGCTATCTTGGGGTCTGTGGAGAGAATGATAGCTATTTTAGCAGAAAATTATGGAGGAAAATG GCCGTTCTGGCTGTCTCCACGGCAGGTCATGGTTGTACCTGTGGGACCTGCTTCTGAAGAGTATGCCCGGCAG CAGTGTAGCTGTGTGAGGAGATCAGCAAACATCTGGTATGGATGTTACCTTGTATTGCCCTCTTAA